A part of Eubacterium sp. AB3007 genomic DNA contains:
- the hslU gene encoding ATP-dependent protease ATPase subunit HslU — protein sequence MQSMTPKEIVAELDKYIIGQDEAKKSVAIALRNRYRRSLLPEEMREEITPKNILMMGPTGCGKTEIARRLAKLMKAPFVKVEATKFTEVGYVGRDVDSMIRDLAEASIRITKAEKLKEKYDIADRMAEDKIVEAMIPGKHKQKPTQKPVGNIFDSILNSGGYPSQKQLYEQEQARKQEEAANTPESTDVEMARDQVRDQLRKGLLEDQFVEIEVEEAPRGNQLDMSEQGMSIAIGNIFGDMMPKKTRRKNMRVKDARKILREQEAQNLLDMDQVTDEAVENAEQNGIIFIDEIDKIASGSRYTSGADVSREGVQRDILPIVEGSVVNTKYGPLKTDHILFIGAGAFHTAKPTDLIPELQGRFPIRVELENLDKDAFVKILTVPENAITKQHKALLSTEGLDLEFTEDAIDEIAEMSFLMNEQTENIGARRLHTILEMLLEDISFEIPEGEDGKIVIDRDFVRDKFEDTIRRDDVDKYIL from the coding sequence ATTCAGAGTATGACGCCGAAGGAGATCGTCGCAGAACTGGACAAGTACATCATCGGCCAGGACGAGGCCAAGAAATCCGTCGCCATCGCCCTGCGTAACAGATACAGAAGAAGCCTGTTGCCGGAGGAGATGCGGGAGGAGATTACCCCGAAGAACATCCTCATGATGGGACCTACCGGTTGTGGTAAAACAGAGATCGCAAGGAGACTTGCCAAACTCATGAAAGCTCCTTTTGTGAAGGTCGAGGCTACGAAGTTCACGGAAGTGGGTTATGTGGGACGTGACGTGGATTCTATGATCCGTGATCTGGCAGAGGCATCCATCCGTATCACCAAGGCAGAGAAACTAAAGGAGAAGTATGACATCGCAGATCGCATGGCAGAGGACAAGATCGTCGAGGCCATGATTCCGGGGAAGCACAAGCAGAAGCCGACCCAGAAGCCGGTGGGGAATATCTTTGATTCCATTCTGAATTCCGGTGGGTACCCCAGTCAGAAGCAGCTCTACGAGCAGGAACAGGCCAGAAAACAGGAGGAAGCGGCAAACACTCCGGAATCCACTGATGTGGAGATGGCCAGAGACCAGGTGCGCGACCAGCTTCGGAAGGGACTTCTGGAGGATCAGTTCGTGGAAATTGAGGTCGAAGAAGCTCCCAGAGGCAATCAGCTGGATATGAGTGAACAGGGGATGAGCATTGCCATCGGAAACATCTTTGGGGACATGATGCCCAAGAAAACTCGCAGGAAGAACATGCGAGTGAAGGACGCGCGGAAGATCTTGCGGGAGCAGGAGGCTCAGAACCTGTTGGATATGGATCAGGTGACGGACGAGGCGGTGGAGAACGCGGAACAGAACGGAATCATCTTTATCGATGAGATTGACAAGATCGCTTCAGGAAGTCGGTATACCTCCGGCGCAGATGTGTCCAGAGAGGGCGTGCAGCGGGACATCCTTCCCATCGTGGAAGGCAGCGTGGTGAACACCAAGTACGGTCCACTGAAGACGGATCACATTCTGTTCATCGGGGCAGGAGCGTTCCATACGGCTAAACCGACAGATCTGATCCCTGAGTTACAGGGACGCTTCCCTATCCGGGTGGAACTAGAGAATCTCGACAAGGACGCTTTTGTGAAGATCCTGACGGTGCCGGAGAATGCCATCACCAAACAACATAAGGCGCTCCTATCCACCGAGGGACTGGATCTGGAATTCACAGAGGATGCCATCGATGAGATCGCGGAGATGTCTTTCCTGATGAATGAACAGACGGAGAATATCGGTGCCAGAAGGCTCCATACCATCCTGGAAATGCTGTTGGAGGATATTTCCTTCGAGATCCCGGAAGGAGAGGATGGAAAGATCGTCATAGACCGGGACTTTGTACGAGACAAGTTTGAAGATACGATCCGCAGAGATGACGTGGATAAGTATATTCTATAG